One genomic region from Anguilla rostrata isolate EN2019 chromosome 2, ASM1855537v3, whole genome shotgun sequence encodes:
- the eif4a3 gene encoding eukaryotic initiation factor 4A-III: protein MAAAPVPVRKRLLKEEDMTKIEFETSEEVDVTPTFDTMGLREDLLRGIYAYGFEKPSAIQQRAIKQIIKGRDVIAQSQSGTGKTATFCVSVLQCLDIQVRETQALILAPTRELAGQIQKVLLALGDYMNVQCHACIGGTNVGEDIRKLDYGQHVVAGTPGRVFDMIRRRSLRTRAIKMLVLDEADEMLNKGFKEQIYDVYRYLPPATQVCLISATLPHEILEMTNKFMTDPIRILVKRDELTLEGIKQFFVAVEREEWKFDTLCDLYDTLTITQAVIFCNTKRKVDWLTEKMREANFTVSSMHGDMPQKERESIMKEFRSGASRVLISTDVWARGLDVPQVSLIINYDLPNNRELYIHRIGRSGRYGRKGVAINFVKNDDIRILRDIEQYYSTQIDEMPMNVADLI, encoded by the exons ATGGCAGCAGCTCCGGTACCGGTCAGAAAACGTCTTTTGAAGGAGGAGGACATGACCAAAATCGAGTTCGAGACGAGTGAGGAGGTCGATGTTACTCCAACCTTTGATACGATGGGCCTTCGAGAGGACTTGCTCCGTGGGATCTACGCTTACG GTTTCGAGAAACCATCAGCTATCCAACAGAGAGCAATCAAACAGATCATTAAAGGCAGAGACGTAATTGCGCA GTCACAGTCCGGTACAGGAAAGACCGCCACCTTTTGCGTCTCTGTGTTGCAGTGCTTGGATATCCAG GTGCGGGAAACACAGGCGCTGATTTTGGCACCAACCAGAGAATTGGCCGGACAGATCCAGAAG GTGCTGCTGGCCCTGGGAGACTACATGAACGTGCAGTGCCACGCCTGCATCGGTGGGACCAACGTGGGGGAGGACATCCGCAAGCTGGACTACGGCCAGCACGTCGTGGCCGGGACCCCTGGACGCGTCTTCG ACATGATCCGCAGGAGGAGCCTAAGGACTCGCGCCATCAAGATGCTGGTGCTGGACGAAGCCGACGAAATGCTCAACAAAG GCTTTAAGGAGCAGATCTACGACGTGTACCGATACCTGCCCCCCGCCACCCAGGTGTGCCTGATCAGCGCCACCCTGCCCCACGAGATCCTGGAGATGACCAACAAGTTCATGACCGACCCCATCCGCATCCTGGTCAAGCG TGATGAGTTGACGCTGGAGGGCATTAAGCAGTTCTTCGTGGCCGTGGAGCGGGAGGAGTGGAAGTTTGACACCCTGTGCGACCTCTACGACACCCTCACCATCACACAGGCCGTCATCTTCTGCAACACCAAgcgaaag GTGGACTGGCTGACTGAGAAGATGAGGGAGGCAAACTTCACCGTGTCCTCCATGCACGGGGACATGCCTCAGAAGGAGAGGGAGTCCATCATGAAGGAGTTCAGATCCGGGGCCAG CCGAGTGCTCATCTCCACAGACGTGTGGGCCAGGGGCCTGGACGTGCCACAGGTGTCCCTGATCATCAACTACGACCTGCCCAACAACAGAGAGCTGTACATCCACAG GATTGGCCGATCAGGCCGTTACGGGCGCAAGGGTGTGGCCATCAACTTTGTGAAGAACGACGACATCCGCATCCTTCGCGACATTGAGCAGTACTACTCCACACAGATTGATGAAATGCCAATGAACG TTGCGGACTTGAtctga